The genomic region AATGAAGTTCGGCCGCACAGCTCTCTGGGAGATAAAACGCCTTATGAATTTATCAAAGAACATCAAACTATGCTACAGGAACAAGGACTCATTTTGAACTTGGTACATATTTTGGGGTAAGGTCACCTTCGCCGTCAAAGCGCTCCGAAGCATACCGTCGGGAAAACCTTTCCTCTCTCTCATCCCAGGATCCGTATCCAGAAACTTACATCCCTGGGGCCTTAACGCATGCCCTCACCTTACGGCTTATAGTAAAGCCAGCGATTGCTGAAACACCAGGATTTTTCCATAATTCTTGACAGTCCCTTGAAGATATACTAGATACCGCGGAAATACGTCCAGAGTATTCAAATGTGAAGCGTTGTCGGGACCAACAAAATGTGCGAAGTCGTTTTCTACGCTGAGCAGAGGTCCTGTCCTTCCCGGGAAATATTATGTAATAATCGAATAGGAGAGATTTCATGCTGGAAAAACTGGGGAATTACGAATGGGTAGAATCCAGGAAGGATTCTTTCGGCACGTATTACTTCGATCAGAACTTTCTGATTCTTGATCAGAAAAGAGTCAGCGTCTCCATTAAAACCGTATTTACGGAAAAAGGAAAAAAGGAGCGGCTCAACTTCATGAACATTTCACCCCTCGAATTAACCCGTCTGGCGGATCTGCTCGACTACGAAATCAACATTTTCATCCTGGAATGCGATCAACACATGTTCACACATCCCGAATTCGCCGGATACGACAAGGATGGGAACATCCTCTACCACATGTCTAATAATTTTTATCCGATAGAGCGTGGCAGTATTCTCGAAGACATTTTAGACAAAGTCCAAGGGGAGCGTGATAAAACAAAAAAAGACAAGCAGCACTTGAATTGAGTCGACCGGTTATTCAGTCAATGCATGAATGTCATCAACAACGCTAAAACGCCGATAAAGGGGGAGCATTATGAATTATCTCATCGTTTACAGCCACTACAACCCCAACAGCTTCAATCATGTCCTGCTGGACATTCTGACGGATACGTTGGCCGAAAGGCATCAGGTTGAACTACGTGATCTTTATGCCCTTCATTTCAATCCAGCATTAACCGAAAACGATATGCAGTCCTTGGAAAAGGGAACGCCTCCCGAGGATATCCGGGTTGAGCAGGACTTTATCCGCTGGGCCGATGTGATCATCTTTGTCTATCCCATATGGTGGTCAGGTATGCCGGCCATTCTGAAGGGCTACATCGACCGTGTCTTTTCATTCGGCTTCGCCTATACTGTTGATGAATCTGGCTCCAGGGGGCTTTTGGTCGGGAAAAAAGTCTATCTCGTCAATACAACTGGGGCAGACGAGCAAACCAACATTGAGTCCGGGGTATTCCAGAGCATGCACAATTTAACGGATATCGGCATTTTTCAATTTTGCGGCATGGAACTGATCGGACATAATTATTTTACAGCCGTACCGTACGTCACAGACGATGAACGGCGGGTCATGATTTCAAAGTTCAGAAGTGCCGTAGAGCGTCTGTTCAGACAGTAATCGAATCGTGACGCTGGGAACCCAGATCATGAACAAGGAACAAGGTGACCCTCCCAGCCCGTGGGGCGGCATTCTGGCCCCGGGCCCTCGGCCACTACCCAGGGGAAGCTTACGGAAATACGGGAGGCCGATCCTTAGCATCCTCAGCAAGCGCTGCCTTGACAGCGTCATTGACAAGGTCTGATATTGATTTCGATGTTTCTATTGATTTTAGTTTCAGTGCCTTATGTATGGAAGGGTCGAAATACACGGTGGCTTTTTTTGCGGGTGTTGCCATAATGCCACCTCCAATCTTTGTGACATTATAGCGTCAAAACGTTATGACGTCAATAATGGTTTCAGAAAGCGAACGGCAAGTTCACCTGCTGATATGAAGCGAAGCGGAATAGCCGTCCAGTGCAGTGCTTTGTTAGCCCTTAATTGCCTCCAGCTTCTCAGCAGACGAAATAGGCTCCACCCATAATGCTCTTTCCCCTAGATCTTCGAGCTTGTATGGAAGGTTTTTAAGTTCAAATGGTAAATCCAATTTGTAAGCTTCCTCTAACGGGAATTCAAGAATATTTAGTTCCGTACAGTACCTGAGCACCAATTTTAGGTAGCGACGAAGCAATAGTATTGACGGCACCACATTTTTCTTTTTTAGCCAAGACAGGACATCCTGGTCTCGTTTAGAGCTGTTGCATGAGGTGCATGCCCATACAATGTTATCCGCGTGATCAAGTCCACCCCTGTTTCTTGGAATTAGATGATCCATGTTTAAGCGCTCAATGCTGCCGCAGTAGCAACACGATTTTGGATACTTGTATTTTATTTTCTCATCATCATATATAGAACCCACACTCATGGATCCAGATGCTAAACCTTTAAAAAGGCGTGCGCGAATCATATACTGAAGTCGACCATATTTTTTGGCGCCAACTTCAACCGCGTTGTGAGCACCAGCCAAATTAGCATAAGACCAAGCGATATGTTCTTTTACCGTTTTGATTTCTGGCATAAATGGCTACCTGAAGGCTAACGGCGGCAATGACGCGCAAGAAATGGCCGCGCGAGCGCGGCTATTTCTTGTCGCTGTCCATTGCTTTGTTCGCACTGTTTTTATCTTTGATCTCATCAAGGACTTCACGGACCAAGTCTTTGAATTCCTCCCGAATCGAGAAGTTGTCTTTCTCCCATGCATAGTTCGGATATTCATAGACAACGACTTGCCGCAGAAAGTCGTTCTTCATCATCCCGAGTTGGGAAGACATCGTCGTCAGGTGATATCCGACCTTCGACGCATCTAACGTCGTGTCGTATTCGAGCAACTCTTTCTTGAGTTGCTCGCGAGTCAACGACTTCCGCTTCAGGAGAACAGGAAGTAGCACATCTCGGAGCCGTTGGTTCGTAACTCTCTGTCGTGAAAGGTACTCGCGGAGCAGCTTATGCAACTTTTCCTGTGGGTATGTGCCGGGTTCATCCGACATTGGAATTTGGAACTTCTTCTGCTTCTTCACGCGCTCCTGCTCGAACTCCTCAGAAATAATCGAGGTCTTGATGAGGAGTTCGTCTCCGCCAGCCGTTTTGACGTAGTTCAAGACAACAGCGTTGATGTTGACGCTAAAATTGTCAGATAGCCATTCGATCATCCGCTCCAAGGCTGACTCGACCGAGAACCCTACCAAAATGATTCGTTGAGTGTCGTTTATGGTGAGGGTTTCAACGTCGATATCAGGAAAGGACTCGGTGAGAGTTTCCTCCAGACTCTTGCCGGAGTATTCCGAACAGATTTCGCCGAGCTTTTCGATTGTCCATCCGGCAGCGTCGGACGCATAGTCGATTGCCTGGGTAAGGGCCCCACGAGGGAGTTTATCTCTTTTTATCTCGATAATGACAACGTTTCCGGTCTTGTCAATTCCAAGGAGATCCATCGGGCCGGACTTCGACATCGTCTGACGGCCGATGATAACAATGTCAGGCCCGAGAATTGCGGGATTGGATTCCAGCCACGGCTCCAAGTCGTACGGTTCCGTACGGCCCTCATTCTTCAAGTTGGTGGCGATGGATTGGAGCTTGCCGTCCACAATCTGCCACGTCTTTATCTCGGTACCCATCGTTTATCCTTTCTCGTGCTAACAATTAATATACCAACTTGGTTTTTTCGGTTTGTGGAGGCATTATGACTCTTTTTTGAAAAGAATGCCAAGAAAGAAGTGCTTAAAAATCAAATAAATTCAACTTTGAGTACTCGGCATCCTTCGGTGGGCAAACCCATCCATGGCAACTTGGGGCAAAAAATATTGAGGAATTTCTTTTGTGATGTCTCCGGATGTTCGCAAATTACAAAGCCCCCCGGACGCTTTTTTTAATTCCGATGAAGGCTTCCGGGGGATTTTGAAAAACGAGTTGGTTCATCATCGAAGATATGCAACTCGGCAGGAGGCCCAAAAAGAGATCACTGAATATATTGAAATGTTCTACAATCGCCAAAGGCGACAGGCGCGGTTGGGGTATCTTTCTCCCGCAGCGTTTCAAAAAAACTTTGTCAAAGAACAATGTACTGACCAACGTTTTGGTGTCCGCTATTGACGACCAACCTCAGTTTTGGCCCAAAACCGAAGGGGATCCCCCCTCGCATTTATTGAGCAAGCTGACTATTCTTGCGCAACAAGACGTCGAGCAGCCATAACAACTTGCTCCGACTTCGGCTTATAAAAAGCTTCTTGGGGCGGTGATACCGGCACAGGAATGTCAGGCGCTGCTATCCGGACAATAGGAGCCTTAAGGGCGTTAAAAGCTTCTTCTGCGGCAATCGCTGCAATTTCTGCTCCGAACCCACAGAATCGGGAGGCATCATGCAGCACCAACAGACGACCAGTCTTTCGAACTGAATCCAGCAAGGTTGTTTTGTCCAGCGGCACTAGCGTACGAAGGTCGATTATTTCAAGAGAAATACCGTCTTCAGCCAGAATGCCAGCAGCCTCTAGTGCCGTATAAACGCACCCGCCGTAGGTAACTATCGTACAATCCGTACCCGCCCTAACCAATTTGGCTTTTCCTATGGGGATACGTAGATCTCCTTCTGGTACCTCACCTTGCATCCAGTAAAGGGGCAACTCGTCGACAAACACCACGGGATTGGGATCGAATATGGCACTTAAAAGCAAACCTTTAGCATCCGCCGGCGTACTGGGAAAAACGAGCTTAAGCCCGGGGCTGTGTGCAATCCAGGCTTCCAGGTTGTGAGAATGTTGACAACCGGCCCCGAAATTGACGCCGGCTTTGACGCGCACCGTCATGGGGAAAGTACTTTGGCCGCCGCTCATATAACGAAGTTTGGCAGCATGATTGACCAGCATGTCAGACGCCAGCGTCATAAATGGGAAAAACATGATCTCTATTACCGGTGTTAACCCCATGGCTGAAGCGCCAACTGCAAGACCGACAATGGCTGCCTCGCTGACCGGTGTATCTTTGATCCGGCGGGTACCGTATTTATCAAGCAGGCCGAAAGTCGGAAGCCTCGGATCCAGATGAATCGAGGTGCCAACGCCTTCACCGGCCACAAAAACAGTCTCATCCACAGATAAAGCCAGGTCCAGTGCCTGGTTCAAAGCTTGGCCGAATGATATTATAGCCATATAAAGCCTCCTTTAAGAGTTATAGCCGTTGCGGTACTAAAAAATACCTGCTGCGGCAACCTGGATAAAACACGTTAAGAAACCCACAAATCTTCAAGCGCTGCTTCTGGTTCGGGAAACGGACTTTGATCGCCAAATGCTACAGCGGCATCCACCTTGTCAATCATTTCAGCTTCAATGGCATCGCACTGCCGTGGTGACAGGATCCCTTCTTTCACCAAGCGTTCCCGTAACCTTCTGACCGGACAGCGCCCGGCCCACTCATTTAACTCGGCTTTGTCCATGTAATGTCCTACATCATGTTCGCCATGCCCCCGCATACGATACGTAACAGCTTCGATCAGGACCGGCCCATTACCGCTGCGGCAGTAATCCGCCATTTTAAGTGACAGGCCGTAAACAGCTTCCGCATCGTTTCCATCAACAGCTTCGCCCGGCATGTTATAGGCTTGTGCGCGTTTGAAGATATCTTTAATGCACGAATGATCGGCCAGACACTGGGCTCCGGCCCATGCATTGTTCTCGCAGACAAAAAGAATCGGAAGTTTCCAAAGAGCGGCCATGTTCATGGCTTCGTGCACGCTTCCTTCCGCTGCAGCACCATCACCAAAAAACACCACGGTGATGTGCGGCCGGCCCAGATATTGTTGAGCAAACGCTGCTCCCATCGCAAGAGGGGGTGATGCACCTACTACCGTTGAGGTCATGATGGCATTAACGGATGGTACGGTAAGGTGCAAGGTGCCTGCTTTGCCCTTGTTTACCCCGGTAGCCTTGGTCATAATTTCTGCCATCAGCCGTTTTGGATCCGCACCTTTAGCCAGCAAATGCCCGTGGCTGCGGTGGTTGGAGACAATTACATCCTCGGATTGAAGCGCTTTTATAACGCCCGCAGCCACGGCCTCCTGGCCCACAGCAAGAATTTGCATGCCGACCACGCGCGCTTTTTCCCGGGATAATTCTATAATCCTTTCTTCAAATTTACGGATGAGTACCATGTCGCTGTACAGCGCCTTTCGAATATCTGGATCCAACATGGCTTGCTGCATGATTTTCATTCTCCTTTCCGTTTTTCTAATTGCTTGCAGGTCGTGCCGACAAGCTCGCTATCTTAAAACACGCTAAGCGCTTAGTCTATGAAAAGAACAGACTAATCGGAAACCTCACACCTCTTCCTTGGTCTTATACAAGAGTACTGTATTAATCACAATCTGCCACCCTTACAGTTATTGGTGGTGAATAAACCCACACGTCTCCCTAGGCACCCTTTACCGTTACGACAGAGAAGAATTCCTGATCGCAACCCCCTCTGTGCCAACAGCGATGCCGGCAATTGATCCGGTGTAACGCATTCCAGCCACCATGGAACGTGTCGGCATAGCTATGGGAAACGGACATATCATCCGGATCACAATCAGCCTGGATGTCACCCTTATGATGCGTCATTCTCTACATCTCTTGATACATTCACCGGCTCTGCGGAGTGAAACACCTTCATCAACACAAAAAATCCCTTTGACACAGATTTTTCCAGACGGTATATTAAAATTGTGTCAGTTCCTACCGCGCTTCGTTTTAACGTTATGGGAAACATATTTTTTCTCTCACACAATCTATGTCAAGAAAGGTTCGGGGTTTCAAAATAATCAGGTAATCTGAACAGAGTTCCCTTTAATTTCTGATTTATACGCAGTTGCATTCAAGAACATTGCTGTCGTTCCCCCACGGATCATCCGGGGCTTTGGCCTCAACTGACCCGGGGCAAGGCCAACGCCGCACGGGAATTGAGCGCAACCGGTATGAATACAACTTTTATGGGGGTATTTGCGCATGAACAGTAAAAAGGAGCACCCGCGTCAACAAGTTCCCATTTCTCCAGACCCGTTTACCATCGTTGAGAAAGAGCTTCTGGCTAAAAGGACCATCTGCAAGATGGTCATCGAAGCGCCACTTATTGCCCGTAAGGCTAAGGCCGGCCAGTTCATCATTCTGCGCGTTAATGAAGCCGGTGAACGGGTACCCATGACCATTACGGAAAAAGACCTCACCAAAGGCACCATCACCATTTACTATCAGGTTGTGGGCAAAACCACGGCCCTGATGCGCAACATGAAAGTCGGGGATCGGTTCAAGGATGTCGTCGGACCGCTCGGTCAGCCGGACGAAATCGAAAAAGTCGGCAAGGTGGTCATGGTGGGCGGCGGGACAGGAACCGCTGTTCTCTACCACATCACCCAAGCTTACCGGGCCCTCGACAATTATCTGGTCGGCATTGTCGGTGCCAGAGAAAAAGATCTCATCATACTGAAGGAGGAAATGGGAGCTCTTTGCGATGAACTCATCCTTACCACCGATGACGGCAGTTGCGGACAAAAGGGCATCGTGACGGAAGCCCTCATGAATTACTTGAAAACATCTCATGACGTAAAACTGGTCTGGGCCATCGGTCCACTGGCCATGATGAAGGCGGTCTGCGGCATCACACGGCTTTTCCAGATCAAGACCATGGTCAGTCTCAACCCGATCATGGTGGACGGAACCGGTATGTGCGGCTGTTGCCGTGTCACCGCCGGAGGGCAAACCCGTTTCGCCTGCGTGGACGGACCAAGCTTCAACGGCCATCTTGTCGACTTCGATGAACTGCTCAAAAGAAAAGGCATGTACCTGAATCAGGAACGGGAATCCCTCCTGTTCTCTGTCAGATAAATCTGCAAATCACCTCACTCACAGCCAGGAAGGGGACGCAATGATGGAGGAAAAAGCCCAGACTGAAAAAATCAACAGACAGAAAATGCCAGAACAGAACGTCTCATCCCGGATACGCAACTTTACGGAAGTGCCCCTGGGTTACGATCCACGAGCAGCCCGGCGAGAAGCATCCCGCTGCATCATGTGCAAGAATCCGAAATGCGTGGATGGATGCCCTGTCGGTATCGATATTCCGGCTTTTATCAAGCTGATTAAAGAGGGTAAATTTCTTGAGGCTATTTATAAGATCAAGGAAAAGAATTCCCTTCCAGCGGTCTGTGGAAGGGTATGTCCCCAGGAGGATCAATGCGAAAAAATGTGTATCCTGGGATTGAAAGGAGAACCCGTCGGTATCGGCAATCTGGAACGTTTCGCCGCCGATTATGAGTACACCCAGCCACTGGCCGAGGCAAAAAACCCGGCCAAGCTCACGGGGAAAAAGGTCGCCGTCGTCGGTTCGGGCCCCTCCGGATTGACCGTGGCCGCCGATCTGGCCCTCCTGGGGCATGACGTGACCATCTTTGAAGCCCTCCATGAATCGGGCGGCGTGCTCATCTATGGCATTCCGGAATTCCGCCTTCCCAAAGCAATCGTCAAGCGCGAGGTCGATTACCTCAGGTCCCTCGGCGTCAAGATTTACACCGACATGATCATCGGTAAGCTTTTTACCGTTGATGAACTGTTCGAGCGGGGTTTTGAAGCCGTCTACCTGGGTGTTGGCGCGGGACTTCCAGTCTTCATGGGCATCCCCGGAGAAAATCTCAATGGAATCCTTTCAGCAAACGAATTTCTCACCCGGGTCAACCTGATGAAAGGGTACGAGTTCCCCGACGCGGACACCCCGGTTTATGTGGGCAACCAGGTCGCCGTCATCGGTGGCGGTAACGTGGCCATGGACTGCGCGCGAACGGCCCTGCGCCTCGGCGCAAAGATGGTGACCGTCCTGTATCGCCGCTCAAGAAGGGAAATGCCTGCCCGCCTGGATGAAGTCATCCGGGCCGAGGAGGAAGGCATCATCTTTCATTATCTGACAAATCCGATCCGTTATCTGGCGAACGAACAGAACTGGGTCAAAGGGATCGAGTGCATCCGCATGGAACTGACCGAACCGGATGATTCCGGGCGCCGGAATGTCATTCCCATTGCCGGATCGGAACAGATTCTTGACTTTGATACGGTCGTGGTCGCGGTCGGCGCCGGCGCAAATCCGGTGCTTTCATCAACGACACCGGATCTGAAATTAAACTCGAAGGGCTACTATATCGTGGATCCGGTCACGGGCCTTACATCGAAACCCCGCGTCTTTGCGGGAGGTGATATCGTCACGGGGTCGGCCACGGTCATCTCGGCGATGGGTGCCGGCCGAGAGTCCGCCCAGGCCATCCACAAACTGATCATGGGAATTAAAGACGCCCCAGAGACCTGACAACGTGGAAAGGAGATTCATGCATGGCGAAACGGTCCAATCCGGAAACGGTTAAAAAGGCGGCATCCCGGAAAAACAAAGTGACGCCCGGAAGCGCGGAACGTATAGAGACGGATAAACGAATAATCGATACGGGGATCTTTCTCCCATGCTTCTGTCCCCTATGTTCGCACACACTGATTGAAGATGATCGAGTCGTCCTGGATGTCCGGCGACCGTCCGGCCAGAAAGGCAAGATCCGCCTCAGCCCTTATCTGAATGTCCATGAAAGTTCCAGCACGATTTATATTCCAGATGACGAGGAAGTGGAGGATATTTTCTGTCCCCACTGCCATCAATCCTTGAAGGATACGCCAATGCAATGCGATGAATGCGGTTCCGCCGTAGCGCGGTTCATCATTCGCCCCTTCTATAAGGATATCGATTTTTTCATCTGTCAGAAAAAAAACTGCCATTGGCATGGCATTGGACCGGAAACAAAACGGGAAATGGAATTGGAGATCACAGGGTTTAAAAACCCCAAAGATCAACTGGAATTGATCCGGACCGGAACGAAACTCCAATTTTTCTGTCCGACCTGCGGCGCCAAACTGGTACAGGGGGAGGACCTGACAATGGTCGCCGAAGACAGGGAGGGGCGTCTGGCCTCCTTGAGACTCAGTCCTTACCTGAACTTCTTTACGAGCGAATGTTCACTGATGATCCCCGACGAAGAGGACGTGGTGGACTTGCTCTGCCCGGATTGTGGTGAAAGCTTCTGGCAAAGCGAGAAATATTGCGGTCTGTGCGGGTCAAAAGCAGCCAAACTGGACGTCAGGGGAAGTTCGTTCGACGCCGATTTTTACATCTGCATGCGCAGGCAGTGCAACTGGCACGGCTTGAGCGAAAAGGATTGTCGAAAGATCATTTTAGATGATAGTCTTGAATGGTAGGAAATAAAAAATAAAGGGAGTTGAACAAACTATGGCGACAAAAGAATTTCTTGAAGATCGGAAAAAATTGCTGCAGATCATGGAAAAACACGCCCCCACCTTCAAGTATGAAATGACGAAAAAACATCTGTCCGAAGATCAGATCGAACTGATCTATCCCCTCATCGTCGGCTTTGTGGAAAAAGTGTACAAAGAACTCCAGACGGCACCCAAGAAAAAGCTCTGAACTGCCCGCCGGCGACCACCCCTGAAACCACAAAACCCCTTCTCGTTCGGCAACCATGCCCGGAGAAGGGGTTTTGCCCTGCATGACACAGCAATGCCCCCCACTTTTTTGACGGAAAAATTAAGAATGGTGTGTCTTATTTAATCAGACACTACGGTTGTTTTATCATTGACTTGTGAAATGGATTTCCCTATACTCTCCCGCCATATAGTGAAATCAATTTATTGCATGAGGAATGTTATGGAAATTCATGTCAAGGAACTGATTGAA from Deltaproteobacteria bacterium harbors:
- a CDS encoding NAD(P)H-dependent oxidoreductase, coding for MNYLIVYSHYNPNSFNHVLLDILTDTLAERHQVELRDLYALHFNPALTENDMQSLEKGTPPEDIRVEQDFIRWADVIIFVYPIWWSGMPAILKGYIDRVFSFGFAYTVDESGSRGLLVGKKVYLVNTTGADEQTNIESGVFQSMHNLTDIGIFQFCGMELIGHNYFTAVPYVTDDERRVMISKFRSAVERLFRQ
- a CDS encoding HNH endonuclease; this translates as MPEIKTVKEHIAWSYANLAGAHNAVEVGAKKYGRLQYMIRARLFKGLASGSMSVGSIYDDEKIKYKYPKSCCYCGSIERLNMDHLIPRNRGGLDHADNIVWACTSCNSSKRDQDVLSWLKKKNVVPSILLLRRYLKLVLRYCTELNILEFPLEEAYKLDLPFELKNLPYKLEDLGERALWVEPISSAEKLEAIKG
- a CDS encoding DUF91 domain-containing protein, which translates into the protein MGTEIKTWQIVDGKLQSIATNLKNEGRTEPYDLEPWLESNPAILGPDIVIIGRQTMSKSGPMDLLGIDKTGNVVIIEIKRDKLPRGALTQAIDYASDAAGWTIEKLGEICSEYSGKSLEETLTESFPDIDVETLTINDTQRIILVGFSVESALERMIEWLSDNFSVNINAVVLNYVKTAGGDELLIKTSIISEEFEQERVKKQKKFQIPMSDEPGTYPQEKLHKLLREYLSRQRVTNQRLRDVLLPVLLKRKSLTREQLKKELLEYDTTLDASKVGYHLTTMSSQLGMMKNDFLRQVVVYEYPNYAWEKDNFSIREEFKDLVREVLDEIKDKNSANKAMDSDKK
- a CDS encoding alpha-ketoacid dehydrogenase subunit beta, with amino-acid sequence MAIISFGQALNQALDLALSVDETVFVAGEGVGTSIHLDPRLPTFGLLDKYGTRRIKDTPVSEAAIVGLAVGASAMGLTPVIEIMFFPFMTLASDMLVNHAAKLRYMSGGQSTFPMTVRVKAGVNFGAGCQHSHNLEAWIAHSPGLKLVFPSTPADAKGLLLSAIFDPNPVVFVDELPLYWMQGEVPEGDLRIPIGKAKLVRAGTDCTIVTYGGCVYTALEAAGILAEDGISLEIIDLRTLVPLDKTTLLDSVRKTGRLLVLHDASRFCGFGAEIAAIAAEEAFNALKAPIVRIAAPDIPVPVSPPQEAFYKPKSEQVVMAARRLVAQE
- a CDS encoding thiamine pyrophosphate-dependent dehydrogenase E1 component subunit alpha is translated as MQQAMLDPDIRKALYSDMVLIRKFEERIIELSREKARVVGMQILAVGQEAVAAGVIKALQSEDVIVSNHRSHGHLLAKGADPKRLMAEIMTKATGVNKGKAGTLHLTVPSVNAIMTSTVVGASPPLAMGAAFAQQYLGRPHITVVFFGDGAAAEGSVHEAMNMAALWKLPILFVCENNAWAGAQCLADHSCIKDIFKRAQAYNMPGEAVDGNDAEAVYGLSLKMADYCRSGNGPVLIEAVTYRMRGHGEHDVGHYMDKAELNEWAGRCPVRRLRERLVKEGILSPRQCDAIEAEMIDKVDAAVAFGDQSPFPEPEAALEDLWVS
- a CDS encoding sulfide/dihydroorotate dehydrogenase-like FAD/NAD-binding protein, yielding MNSKKEHPRQQVPISPDPFTIVEKELLAKRTICKMVIEAPLIARKAKAGQFIILRVNEAGERVPMTITEKDLTKGTITIYYQVVGKTTALMRNMKVGDRFKDVVGPLGQPDEIEKVGKVVMVGGGTGTAVLYHITQAYRALDNYLVGIVGAREKDLIILKEEMGALCDELILTTDDGSCGQKGIVTEALMNYLKTSHDVKLVWAIGPLAMMKAVCGITRLFQIKTMVSLNPIMVDGTGMCGCCRVTAGGQTRFACVDGPSFNGHLVDFDELLKRKGMYLNQERESLLFSVR
- the gltA gene encoding NADPH-dependent glutamate synthase, which codes for MMEEKAQTEKINRQKMPEQNVSSRIRNFTEVPLGYDPRAARREASRCIMCKNPKCVDGCPVGIDIPAFIKLIKEGKFLEAIYKIKEKNSLPAVCGRVCPQEDQCEKMCILGLKGEPVGIGNLERFAADYEYTQPLAEAKNPAKLTGKKVAVVGSGPSGLTVAADLALLGHDVTIFEALHESGGVLIYGIPEFRLPKAIVKREVDYLRSLGVKIYTDMIIGKLFTVDELFERGFEAVYLGVGAGLPVFMGIPGENLNGILSANEFLTRVNLMKGYEFPDADTPVYVGNQVAVIGGGNVAMDCARTALRLGAKMVTVLYRRSRREMPARLDEVIRAEEEGIIFHYLTNPIRYLANEQNWVKGIECIRMELTEPDDSGRRNVIPIAGSEQILDFDTVVVAVGAGANPVLSSTTPDLKLNSKGYYIVDPVTGLTSKPRVFAGGDIVTGSATVISAMGAGRESAQAIHKLIMGIKDAPET